In Micromonospora purpureochromogenes, a single window of DNA contains:
- a CDS encoding Imm32 family immunity protein, with protein MKATFYPTFGYIDLSGTADDYHALAALISAGGGTHAAEHDATDPFGGTALSCVRISTAANSMVLISIDHADGILQISGAPAPLAIFASNLESMAADENGGHLHIEYYPDHPYLAPASADLIVNSPHGGMPTR; from the coding sequence GTGAAGGCCACTTTCTACCCGACATTCGGCTACATCGATCTCTCCGGAACCGCCGACGACTACCACGCCCTAGCCGCACTCATTTCGGCCGGAGGTGGAACCCATGCTGCGGAGCACGACGCCACCGACCCCTTCGGCGGCACCGCCCTCTCCTGCGTCCGGATCTCAACCGCAGCCAACAGCATGGTCCTGATCTCGATCGACCACGCCGACGGCATACTCCAGATTTCCGGCGCCCCCGCCCCGCTGGCCATCTTCGCGTCGAACCTCGAATCAATGGCAGCTGACGAGAATGGTGGCCACCTACACATCGAGTACTATCCAGATCACCCCTACCTGGCGCCAGCATCAGCCGATTTGATCGTCAACAGCCCGCACGGCGGCATGCCAACGCGGTAA
- a CDS encoding SRPBCC family protein, which translates to MTSGPATTANVGVSEMATGNLVHKAREQLGGELHNLASAIGERASHVLTGKITGATGRLSEYAKQGGGPGLIAAATGGQKRAKGQSRVKAMLHPRLAGGKEKVMSALGRGGGKGGKGGGKKLKVTNIVEAIEVGVPVRVAYNQWTQFGDFPSFMKKVEQADCESDEKMTWKAQVFWSHRSWESTIVRQIPDRLIHWRSKGEKGSVDGTVSFHEVAPDLTRILVVLEYHPQGLFEHTGNLWRAQGRRVRLELKHFVRHVMTNTVLDPDSVEGWRGEIEDSQVVKDHETALREEQEAREREEQEARTRQEQRGRGREAEEEPEEEPEERPEEEQPPPRRREPEGARGREREPRESREPREGREDRPRPRPARRPEPPRRPVVRRRSEERGE; encoded by the coding sequence GTGACCAGCGGTCCGGCGACGACGGCCAACGTGGGGGTCAGTGAGATGGCGACCGGCAACCTCGTGCACAAGGCACGCGAGCAGCTCGGCGGCGAGCTGCACAACCTCGCCTCCGCCATCGGGGAGCGGGCCAGCCACGTGCTGACCGGGAAGATCACCGGCGCCACCGGGCGGCTCAGCGAGTACGCGAAACAGGGCGGCGGCCCCGGCCTGATCGCCGCCGCCACCGGCGGGCAGAAGCGCGCCAAGGGCCAGTCCCGGGTCAAGGCCATGTTGCATCCCCGTCTGGCCGGCGGTAAGGAGAAGGTGATGTCGGCGTTGGGTCGTGGCGGCGGCAAGGGTGGCAAGGGCGGTGGCAAGAAGCTCAAGGTCACCAACATCGTCGAGGCGATCGAGGTCGGCGTGCCGGTCCGGGTGGCGTACAACCAGTGGACGCAGTTCGGGGATTTCCCGAGTTTCATGAAGAAGGTCGAGCAGGCCGACTGCGAGTCGGACGAGAAGATGACCTGGAAGGCGCAGGTCTTCTGGTCGCATCGGAGCTGGGAGTCGACCATCGTCCGGCAGATCCCGGACCGGCTCATCCACTGGCGGTCCAAGGGTGAGAAGGGTTCGGTGGACGGCACGGTCAGCTTCCACGAGGTGGCCCCTGACCTGACTCGCATCCTGGTGGTCCTGGAGTACCACCCGCAGGGGCTCTTCGAGCACACCGGCAATCTCTGGCGCGCCCAGGGCCGGCGGGTGCGGCTGGAGCTGAAGCACTTCGTCCGGCACGTGATGACCAACACCGTGCTCGACCCGGACTCCGTCGAGGGCTGGCGGGGCGAGATCGAGGACTCCCAGGTGGTCAAGGACCACGAGACCGCGCTGCGCGAGGAGCAGGAGGCCCGCGAGCGGGAGGAGCAGGAGGCCCGCACCCGGCAGGAGCAGCGGGGCCGCGGTCGGGAGGCCGAGGAGGAGCCCGAGGAGGAGCCCGAGGAGAGGCCGGAGGAGGAACAGCCCCCGCCGCGCCGTCGCGAGCCCGAGGGGGCGCGCGGTCGGGAGCGCGAGCCCCGAGAGTCCCGGGAGCCGCGGGAGGGACGCGAGGACCGGCCGCGCCCCCGTCCGGCCCGGCGTCCGGAACCGCCGCGACGGCCGGTGGTGCGCCGCCGGAGCGAGGAGCGGGGGGAATAG
- a CDS encoding tyrosine-type recombinase/integrase: protein MRFHDLRHAYATWLATDGVPINLVQRVMGHEQASPTLNRYTHTPDDYAARVLAAFDSSAASLLPPAGEAPSESAWDEERRACELRRSTYPE from the coding sequence ATGCGGTTCCACGACCTGCGGCACGCCTACGCCACATGGCTGGCCACGGACGGCGTCCCGATCAACCTGGTGCAGCGGGTCATGGGCCACGAGCAGGCGTCCCCGACGCTCAACCGGTACACGCATACCCCGGACGACTACGCCGCCCGCGTGCTGGCTGCCTTCGACAGCTCTGCTGCCTCCCTGCTGCCTCCGGCCGGGGAAGCGCCCTCCGAGAGCGCGTGGGATGAGGAGAGGAGGGCCTGTGAGCTGCGGCGGAGCACGTACCCCGAATAG
- a CDS encoding HAD family hydrolase, translating to MGRSAAFFDLDKTVIAKSSALAFGRPFYRDGLITRRDVVKSAYAQLMFRLGGTDEQTMARTRDYLATLCKGWQVEQVRQIVAETLHELINPYVYAEAAALIEEHQTAGRDVVLVSASGEEMVRPIGELLGVTDVIATRMAVEGGRYSGEVEFYAAGPSKVDAVSELATARGYDLADSYAYSDSYSDRPLLECVGHPSVVNPDRALRKLAVENAWPVLEFRHPIPLGRRLRERPAVPVAAAALGVGVGVAIGIAWYGRHRRAKVTPVA from the coding sequence GTGGGCCGAAGTGCCGCTTTCTTCGATCTGGACAAGACCGTCATCGCCAAGTCGAGCGCCCTGGCGTTCGGTCGGCCGTTCTACCGGGACGGGCTGATCACTCGGCGTGACGTCGTCAAGTCGGCGTACGCGCAGCTGATGTTCCGGCTGGGCGGCACCGACGAGCAGACCATGGCCCGGACCAGGGACTATCTCGCCACGCTCTGTAAGGGCTGGCAGGTGGAACAGGTCCGTCAGATCGTCGCGGAGACGCTGCACGAGCTGATCAACCCCTACGTGTACGCCGAGGCCGCCGCCCTCATCGAGGAGCACCAGACCGCCGGCCGGGACGTCGTGCTGGTGTCCGCCTCCGGCGAGGAGATGGTCCGCCCCATCGGTGAGCTGCTGGGCGTGACCGACGTGATCGCCACCCGGATGGCGGTGGAGGGCGGCCGCTACAGCGGCGAGGTGGAGTTCTACGCCGCCGGCCCGAGCAAGGTCGACGCGGTCAGCGAGCTGGCCACCGCCCGCGGCTACGACCTGGCCGACTCGTACGCCTACTCCGACTCGTACAGCGACCGGCCGTTGCTGGAGTGCGTCGGCCATCCCAGCGTGGTCAATCCGGACCGGGCGCTGCGCAAACTCGCGGTGGAGAACGCCTGGCCGGTGCTGGAGTTCCGGCACCCGATCCCGCTGGGCCGGCGACTGCGGGAGCGCCCGGCCGTGCCGGTGGCCGCGGCGGCGCTCGGCGTCGGCGTGGGAGTGGCCATCGGCATCGCCTGGTACGGCCGGCACCGCCGCGCCAAGGTCACCCCGGTCGCCTGA
- a CDS encoding DUF1330 domain-containing protein, producing the protein MTVYALAQISIHDRQRYDRYVAAFMPVLAKYHGRLLAADERPQVVEGTWPYDKVILMSFDSRESFERWANSPEYREISRDRVAATDGVVLVADGVPGSR; encoded by the coding sequence ATGACCGTGTACGCGCTCGCGCAGATCTCCATCCACGACCGGCAGCGTTACGACCGGTACGTCGCCGCCTTCATGCCGGTCCTCGCCAAGTACCACGGACGCCTCCTCGCTGCCGACGAGCGCCCGCAGGTCGTCGAGGGGACCTGGCCCTACGACAAGGTCATCCTCATGTCGTTCGACAGCCGCGAGAGCTTCGAGCGCTGGGCCAACTCCCCCGAGTACCGGGAGATCTCCCGGGACCGGGTGGCGGCGACGGACGGGGTCGTCCTGGTGGCCGACGGCGTCCCCGGCAGCCGGTGA
- a CDS encoding VHL beta domain-containing protein yields MADPTDETHRPDDTLRIGGWLPEPRRVGGLPPYPSIAAGAARRRAGDSTPGPARPVGQPSPRAGGPGRTLALGCAVVGALATLAVASWPIWTAPPRTEEGPPAAPATGLDQAVVPEPATGPPTVSFSPAPVSLSTRASVRSPSPAASPTDRPRHPAGGTTTRPRPSTTPPGQPRSDELPPLPPSREPSLHSTGGGAETFVDFVNRRDAEVVVHWLDYDGQRRRYAVLEPGRSYRQQTYLGHPWVVTDADGRGLVCFLPAPDVSKAVIR; encoded by the coding sequence ATGGCCGATCCGACCGACGAGACCCACCGCCCCGACGACACCCTGCGCATCGGGGGCTGGCTGCCCGAGCCCCGCCGTGTGGGCGGACTCCCGCCGTACCCGTCGATTGCAGCCGGAGCCGCACGACGCCGCGCCGGCGATTCCACGCCGGGACCGGCGCGGCCGGTCGGCCAGCCGTCACCCCGCGCCGGCGGTCCGGGGCGGACGCTGGCGCTGGGTTGCGCCGTGGTCGGCGCGCTCGCCACCCTCGCCGTCGCGTCGTGGCCGATCTGGACGGCTCCGCCGCGGACCGAGGAAGGCCCGCCGGCCGCGCCGGCAACCGGGCTCGACCAGGCGGTCGTGCCCGAGCCGGCGACCGGCCCACCCACCGTCAGCTTCTCGCCCGCGCCGGTGTCCCTCTCCACCCGGGCCTCGGTGCGGTCGCCCAGCCCCGCCGCGTCACCCACCGACCGGCCGCGCCACCCCGCCGGGGGTACGACCACCCGCCCTCGTCCGTCGACCACCCCACCCGGGCAGCCCCGCTCGGACGAACTCCCGCCGCTACCCCCGTCGCGCGAACCGTCGCTGCACTCCACCGGCGGCGGCGCGGAGACGTTCGTCGACTTCGTCAACCGGCGGGACGCCGAGGTCGTGGTGCACTGGCTCGACTACGACGGTCAGCGGCGCCGGTACGCCGTCCTGGAACCGGGCCGGTCGTATCGGCAGCAGACCTACCTGGGCCACCCGTGGGTGGTCACCGACGCCGACGGACGCGGACTGGTCTGCTTCCTGCCCGCGCCCGACGTCAGCAAAGCGGTGATCCGATAG
- a CDS encoding SAM-dependent methyltransferase, with product MQKTEDLAALRYARMRWNTPLSEEHAALLLQRLDIRPGARVLDLGCGWGELLLRAVAAGGVSGATVTTGVGVDTDDAALARGRALAAGRSLDKHVTFIKGEAASARETGDRVLCVGTSHAFGGTADALKALAEFVRPGGRLLFGDAYWERPPTAEAVEIFGEETVPLADLIELARGLGWRVLHFSTADQREWDDFESTWRAGQQEWLLQHPEDPRATEVREELDDRLREYVGIYRGVLGLAYLVLGR from the coding sequence ATGCAGAAGACTGAGGACCTTGCCGCCTTGCGCTATGCGCGGATGCGCTGGAACACGCCGCTGTCGGAGGAGCATGCCGCTCTGCTGTTGCAGCGGCTTGACATCCGGCCTGGCGCGCGAGTACTCGATCTCGGTTGCGGTTGGGGCGAGTTGCTGCTCAGGGCGGTTGCCGCCGGAGGAGTGAGCGGCGCAACCGTGACGACAGGCGTCGGTGTCGATACGGATGACGCTGCTCTCGCGAGGGGCCGAGCACTGGCGGCTGGCCGCTCGTTGGACAAGCACGTCACCTTCATCAAGGGGGAGGCGGCCTCCGCGCGGGAGACCGGCGACCGCGTCCTGTGCGTTGGCACCTCCCATGCCTTCGGTGGGACGGCCGACGCCCTCAAGGCACTCGCCGAGTTCGTGCGGCCTGGTGGTCGCCTCCTGTTCGGCGACGCGTACTGGGAGCGGCCACCGACGGCCGAGGCGGTAGAGATCTTCGGAGAAGAGACAGTGCCGCTCGCGGATCTCATCGAGCTCGCCCGCGGACTGGGCTGGAGAGTCCTCCACTTCAGCACCGCGGACCAGCGAGAATGGGACGACTTCGAGTCGACCTGGCGCGCGGGACAGCAGGAGTGGCTGCTGCAGCACCCCGAAGACCCTCGCGCGACGGAGGTACGCGAGGAACTCGATGACCGGCTGCGCGAGTACGTCGGCATCTACCGCGGCGTCCTGGGTCTTGCGTACCTGGTCCTCGGTCGCTGA
- a CDS encoding YciI family protein, translated as MFVVILTYVADLAQIDDALQDHIVWLDQQYADGVFIASGRRLPRVGGVILARNLSREDLEHRLASDPFRQRGLAEYAVTEFVPSRTAMGFEHLLP; from the coding sequence ATGTTCGTGGTGATCCTGACCTACGTCGCCGATCTCGCCCAGATCGACGATGCGCTTCAGGACCACATTGTCTGGCTGGACCAGCAGTATGCGGACGGGGTATTTATCGCCTCCGGTCGTCGGCTTCCCCGTGTCGGTGGCGTGATTCTGGCTCGCAACCTCTCACGGGAAGATCTCGAGCACAGGCTCGCCTCGGATCCGTTCCGCCAGCGGGGCCTTGCCGAGTATGCGGTGACAGAGTTCGTTCCCTCCCGCACCGCCATGGGCTTCGAACACCTCTTGCCCTAG
- a CDS encoding TadA family conjugal transfer-associated ATPase, translating into MTSQPDDLSTRVRQRMAGNATPVTPAAIVSAVRAEPTAAVLGDTAVLRMAEQVRDDLVGAGALAPLLADPQVTDVLVNGTRVWVDRGEGLRQVAVPLGSLDDVRRLAQRLTAAAGRRLDDGSPYADARLPDGTRLHAVLPPVATDGPYLSLRTFRQRPFTLDDLVRQGTVPRPVAAVLAAVVAARLAYLVTGGTGSGKTTLLNTLLGLVPSTERIVLVEDAAELHPVHPHVVGLQARTANVEGTGAVGLSELVRQALRMRPDRLVVGECRGGEVVDLLGALNTGHDGGAGTLHANTPADVPARLEALGLLGGLPRAALHAQVTAALQVVLQVRRGPRGRVLESICLLLPEGPDRLVTVVPAWVRGRGLGLAGRALGTLLRDRGVAVPPILCEPWPESAGPT; encoded by the coding sequence ATGACCAGCCAACCCGACGACCTGTCGACCCGGGTCCGGCAGCGGATGGCCGGCAACGCAACCCCGGTCACCCCGGCCGCGATCGTGTCCGCCGTCCGGGCCGAGCCCACCGCCGCCGTCCTCGGTGACACCGCCGTGCTGCGGATGGCCGAACAGGTCCGCGACGACCTGGTCGGTGCCGGGGCGCTCGCCCCGCTGCTGGCCGATCCACAGGTCACCGACGTGCTGGTCAACGGCACCCGGGTCTGGGTCGACCGGGGCGAGGGCCTGCGGCAGGTGGCGGTGCCGCTCGGCTCCCTCGACGACGTACGGCGGTTGGCGCAGCGGCTCACCGCGGCCGCCGGCCGCCGGCTCGACGACGGCTCCCCGTACGCGGACGCGAGGCTGCCCGACGGCACCCGGCTGCACGCCGTACTGCCTCCGGTGGCGACCGACGGCCCCTACCTGTCCCTGCGTACCTTCCGGCAGCGGCCGTTCACCCTCGACGACCTGGTACGCCAGGGCACCGTTCCACGACCGGTCGCCGCGGTGCTGGCGGCCGTGGTGGCCGCCCGGCTGGCGTACCTGGTCACCGGCGGCACCGGCTCGGGCAAGACCACCCTGCTCAACACGCTGCTCGGGCTGGTGCCCTCGACCGAGCGGATCGTGCTGGTGGAGGACGCCGCCGAACTGCACCCCGTGCACCCGCACGTGGTGGGGCTCCAGGCCCGTACGGCCAACGTGGAGGGCACCGGCGCGGTCGGGCTCAGCGAGCTGGTCCGGCAGGCGCTGCGGATGCGCCCCGACCGGCTGGTGGTCGGGGAGTGCCGGGGTGGGGAGGTGGTCGACCTGCTCGGCGCCCTCAACACCGGCCACGACGGCGGCGCCGGGACGCTGCACGCGAACACCCCGGCCGACGTGCCGGCCCGGTTGGAGGCGCTCGGACTGCTCGGCGGGCTGCCCAGGGCCGCGCTGCACGCCCAGGTCACCGCCGCGCTCCAGGTGGTGCTCCAGGTACGCCGCGGCCCGCGCGGCCGGGTGCTGGAGTCGATCTGCCTCCTGCTGCCGGAGGGGCCCGACCGCCTGGTCACCGTCGTGCCCGCCTGGGTGCGTGGACGGGGACTGGGGCTGGCCGGTCGGGCCCTCGGCACGCTGTTGCGGGACCGCGGCGTGGCGGTGCCACCGATCCTCTGCGAGCCGTGGCCGGAGTCGGCGGGGCCGACATGA
- a CDS encoding type II secretion system F family protein, with translation MNRQEWAAGALVAAAALVVALRAPGVRPSRRLRGLGAQVRAADRPPPWWPDRVRLGAGLAGVAVAVLLGGVSGCLVGAVAGLVADRLLRRIESPAARDRRLREAADLPLAADLLAATLRAGAPVDRSVLEVADALGGPLAERLHRIGRTLLLGGAPDEAWAHLGAVPGADRLVAAALRTSRSGAALAGALTRVADDLRADRSIAAEASARRAGVLIVLPLGLCFLPAFILAGLVPVIVAVLGDVL, from the coding sequence ATGAACCGGCAGGAGTGGGCGGCCGGTGCTCTGGTCGCCGCCGCGGCCCTGGTGGTGGCGCTGCGTGCGCCGGGCGTCCGCCCCTCCCGGCGGTTACGGGGACTGGGCGCCCAGGTGCGGGCGGCAGACCGGCCCCCGCCGTGGTGGCCGGACCGCGTACGGCTCGGTGCCGGGCTGGCCGGAGTGGCCGTGGCGGTCCTGCTCGGCGGGGTGTCGGGTTGCCTCGTCGGGGCGGTGGCCGGGCTGGTGGCGGATCGACTGCTCCGGCGGATCGAGTCCCCGGCCGCCCGGGACCGTCGGCTGCGCGAGGCCGCCGACCTGCCGCTGGCCGCCGACCTGCTGGCGGCGACGTTACGTGCCGGCGCGCCGGTCGACCGCTCGGTACTCGAGGTGGCCGACGCCCTCGGCGGGCCGCTGGCCGAGCGGCTCCACCGGATCGGCCGGACGTTGCTGCTCGGCGGCGCACCCGACGAGGCCTGGGCGCACCTCGGCGCGGTACCGGGGGCCGACCGGCTGGTCGCCGCCGCGTTGCGCACGTCGCGCAGTGGGGCCGCCCTCGCCGGTGCGCTGACCCGGGTCGCCGACGACCTGCGGGCGGACCGGTCCATCGCGGCCGAGGCGTCGGCCCGCCGGGCGGGCGTGCTCATCGTGCTGCCGCTGGGGCTCTGCTTC
- a CDS encoding PH domain-containing protein, with product MQQKLQTRAFEHVTPILQSGEQPVVATRAMVGKFSSGRLRPIVSQAMRFEGGALLGAALAATSKQFVVLTNRRLIFLEQTFLGGPGKKVLGEVPREQVSLAEAKIGVVSLLRLAFGTPGDGVALTFPRIDKKNAESLAEALRQAPAA from the coding sequence GTGCAGCAGAAGCTTCAGACCCGTGCGTTCGAGCATGTGACGCCGATCCTGCAGTCCGGTGAGCAGCCGGTCGTGGCGACGCGGGCCATGGTCGGGAAGTTCTCGTCCGGTCGACTTCGGCCGATCGTCAGCCAAGCAATGAGGTTTGAGGGTGGAGCGTTGTTGGGGGCGGCGCTGGCGGCGACCAGTAAGCAGTTCGTCGTGCTCACCAACCGTCGACTGATCTTTTTGGAGCAGACGTTTCTGGGGGGCCCCGGAAAGAAGGTCCTCGGTGAGGTGCCCCGCGAACAGGTCTCGCTGGCCGAGGCCAAGATCGGCGTCGTGAGCCTGCTGCGCCTCGCGTTCGGTACTCCGGGCGACGGCGTGGCTCTCACCTTCCCTCGGATAGACAAGAAGAACGCCGAGTCGCTCGCGGAAGCCCTGCGGCAAGCTCCGGCCGCCTGA
- the ssd gene encoding septum site-determining protein Ssd, with protein MTSDGDLLDELLRLAAAGGTEVELAADPAAARARWLPAPLVLVGRDQAQACLRARLPRRPRTVLVGRTGELDPAWEVADLLGAEHVATLPAAEPWLVDRFTECGSDRPFGGPARTVAVLGGRGGAGASVFAGALAVTAARARLRTLLVDADPLGGGLDLVLGWEELDGLRWPALTDADGRVDAPALVRALPSRGDLVVLSWDRGELLALPAQAMAATVDAARRGRDFVVVDVPRQLDDAAVVALQSADQAYLVVPAELRATAAAARVVAAAAPHCAALGVIVRGPAPGRLKASEVARALGLPLAGTLRPEPALCRGLERGEAPAGAGRGPLAALCRRIVTELTGLPVPGAA; from the coding sequence GTGACCTCGGACGGTGACCTCCTCGACGAGCTGCTCCGGCTCGCCGCCGCCGGCGGTACGGAGGTCGAGCTGGCCGCCGATCCCGCCGCCGCCCGCGCCCGGTGGCTGCCAGCGCCGCTGGTGCTGGTCGGCCGGGACCAGGCGCAGGCCTGCCTGCGGGCGCGGCTGCCCCGGCGGCCCCGCACGGTCCTGGTCGGCCGCACCGGGGAACTGGACCCGGCATGGGAGGTCGCCGACCTGCTCGGCGCGGAACACGTGGCCACCCTCCCGGCGGCCGAGCCCTGGCTGGTCGACCGGTTCACCGAGTGCGGGTCCGACCGCCCGTTCGGCGGGCCGGCGCGGACCGTCGCGGTGCTCGGCGGGCGGGGCGGCGCGGGGGCCAGCGTGTTCGCCGGCGCCCTCGCGGTCACCGCCGCCCGGGCCCGCCTGCGCACCCTGCTGGTCGATGCCGACCCGCTCGGCGGCGGCCTCGACCTCGTCCTCGGCTGGGAGGAGTTGGACGGGCTTCGCTGGCCGGCGCTCACCGACGCCGACGGCCGGGTGGACGCGCCGGCGTTGGTCCGTGCGCTGCCCAGCCGGGGTGACCTGGTCGTGCTCTCCTGGGACCGGGGAGAACTGCTGGCCCTGCCCGCCCAGGCGATGGCCGCCACGGTCGACGCCGCCCGCCGTGGCCGAGACTTCGTGGTGGTCGACGTGCCCCGCCAGCTCGACGACGCGGCGGTGGTCGCGTTGCAGTCGGCCGACCAGGCGTACCTGGTGGTGCCGGCCGAGCTGCGGGCGACCGCGGCGGCGGCCCGGGTGGTCGCCGCGGCCGCCCCGCACTGCGCCGCGCTCGGCGTGATCGTGCGCGGGCCGGCACCCGGCCGCTTGAAGGCCAGCGAGGTGGCGCGCGCCCTCGGCCTCCCGCTCGCCGGCACGCTGCGGCCCGAGCCGGCGTTGTGCCGGGGGCTGGAACGGGGGGAGGCGCCGGCCGGAGCCGGGCGGGGCCCGCTCGCCGCGCTCTGCCGGCGGATCGTCACCGAGCTGACCGGACTCCCCGTCCCGGGTGCGGCATGA